One Actinospica robiniae DSM 44927 genomic region harbors:
- a CDS encoding cellulose binding domain-containing protein, translated as MTRQDSGAARGFFTRGLILGSAFSLLAAGAAGLALAAPASAAGGLSVSIAATSTWTGGFTDTATITNTSGATVSGWSVQFDLAAGMSVTGFWRASEAASGNQYTFTALSYDMTLTAGASTTFGFQGTDSGGYTAPTNVTVTYPGSVSSPSPSASASVSASASPSASASASASASASAGASPSGSASSASAAFTQADIDAAVAAPLIAFAAPTSGTPRPGTSPSGIKASKALYYLALVDLQDPGAKSTKGTTVDSALLKQVANLVAGGHEPDADGGLEGWAAAPVAQALLLVRHGPVWSELSATQQNDVSLLMAAMGYGGNYAYNDANDFSSGICGFGDFAKTNNPNYEDGYVDVELAAIEYFGPTTWDGMLAGFDDATEAAALDAAGLTNAGGCFTTVGSAADAAIQPAWLWKGHTASDEMGIWNQLAEDTFDQTVTSSVSGTSNGASVTAHIADGSTSPEQGLLGMGHEFDTTDSGGLRSSALYVYEGWMNVTGSRVAMTATGGFNCANAAGASQYKVGSLDLIYKLDHGYISYAQSQSAVLVDDTGDPSDGPVSKGWIYDYDAYDANVVGQAC; from the coding sequence GTGACCCGACAGGATTCCGGCGCGGCCCGCGGATTCTTCACCCGCGGGCTGATCCTCGGCTCCGCCTTCAGCCTGCTCGCCGCCGGCGCCGCCGGGCTCGCCCTGGCCGCCCCGGCCAGCGCGGCCGGCGGGCTGAGCGTGAGCATCGCCGCCACCAGCACCTGGACCGGCGGCTTCACCGACACCGCGACCATCACCAACACCTCCGGCGCGACCGTCTCCGGCTGGAGCGTGCAGTTCGACCTGGCCGCCGGCATGAGCGTGACCGGGTTCTGGCGGGCGAGCGAGGCGGCCAGCGGAAATCAGTACACGTTCACCGCGCTGAGCTATGACATGACCTTGACAGCGGGCGCCAGCACCACCTTCGGCTTTCAGGGCACTGATTCCGGTGGCTACACCGCGCCGACGAACGTCACGGTCACCTATCCGGGCAGTGTGAGTTCGCCGTCACCCTCAGCATCCGCATCAGTGTCCGCTTCGGCCTCGCCTTCCGCTTCGGCTTCCGCATCAGCGTCTGCTTCCGCTTCGGCCGGCGCATCGCCGAGCGGTTCCGCGTCGTCTGCGTCCGCCGCGTTCACCCAGGCCGACATCGACGCCGCCGTGGCCGCGCCGCTGATCGCGTTCGCCGCGCCGACCTCGGGCACGCCGCGGCCCGGCACCAGCCCGAGCGGCATCAAGGCGTCGAAGGCCCTTTACTACCTCGCCTTGGTCGACCTGCAAGACCCCGGCGCCAAGTCCACCAAGGGCACCACCGTCGACAGCGCCCTGCTCAAGCAGGTGGCCAACCTCGTCGCCGGCGGCCACGAGCCGGACGCCGACGGCGGCCTCGAGGGCTGGGCCGCCGCGCCCGTCGCCCAGGCGCTGCTGCTGGTCAGGCACGGGCCGGTGTGGAGCGAGTTGAGCGCCACGCAGCAGAACGACGTCAGCCTCCTGATGGCCGCGATGGGCTACGGCGGGAACTACGCCTACAACGACGCCAACGACTTCTCCTCGGGTATCTGCGGTTTCGGCGATTTCGCCAAGACCAACAACCCCAACTACGAGGACGGATACGTCGACGTCGAGCTCGCCGCGATCGAGTATTTCGGCCCGACCACCTGGGACGGCATGCTGGCAGGCTTCGATGACGCCACCGAGGCCGCCGCTCTCGACGCGGCGGGACTGACGAACGCAGGAGGCTGCTTCACCACGGTCGGATCCGCGGCCGACGCGGCGATCCAGCCCGCGTGGTTGTGGAAAGGCCACACGGCGAGCGACGAGATGGGCATCTGGAACCAGCTGGCCGAGGACACCTTCGACCAGACCGTCACCAGCTCGGTCTCGGGTACCTCGAACGGCGCGTCCGTCACAGCGCACATCGCGGACGGCAGCACGAGCCCGGAGCAGGGCCTGCTGGGCATGGGCCACGAGTTCGACACCACCGACTCCGGCGGCCTGCGCAGCTCGGCGCTGTACGTGTACGAGGGCTGGATGAACGTCACCGGAAGCCGGGTCGCCATGACCGCGACCGGCGGCTTCAACTGTGCGAACGCCGCCGGCGCGAGCCAGTACAAGGTGGGCAGCCTGGATCTGATCTACAAGCTGGACCACGGCTACATCAGCTACGCGCAGAGCCAGTCCGCCGTGCTGGTGGACGACACCGGCGACCCGAGCGACGGCCCGGTCTCCAAGGGCTGGATCTACGACTACGACGCCTACGACGCGAACGTGGTCGGCCAGGCCTGCTGA
- a CDS encoding VOC family protein: MSRPRANLTATVIGTVDPSGLARFYADLLGWEIRRDGPGWATVRDPEGGPGLSFQFEPHHRHPVWPGHGRPEEQQMMMHLDIEVQDLAEASALAVSLGGAVAEFQPQDDVIVHYDPAGHPFCLWVATGE; the protein is encoded by the coding sequence GTGTCCCGTCCGCGCGCCAACCTGACCGCCACCGTCATCGGCACCGTCGACCCGAGCGGCCTGGCCCGCTTCTACGCCGACCTGCTCGGCTGGGAGATCCGCCGGGACGGGCCCGGCTGGGCCACGGTGCGCGACCCCGAGGGCGGCCCCGGGCTCTCCTTCCAGTTCGAGCCGCACCACCGCCACCCCGTCTGGCCCGGCCACGGCCGGCCGGAGGAGCAGCAGATGATGATGCACCTCGACATCGAGGTGCAGGACCTCGCGGAGGCCAGCGCCCTCGCCGTCTCGCTCGGCGGCGCCGTCGCCGAGTTCCAGCCGCAGGACGACGTCATCGTGCACTACGACCCGGCCGGCCACCCGTTCTGCCTCTGGGTGGCCACCGGGGAGTGA